In Myotis daubentonii chromosome 6, mMyoDau2.1, whole genome shotgun sequence, a genomic segment contains:
- the RIPPLY2 gene encoding protein ripply2, whose protein sequence is MCSRPRGGYISCAARGPVLCRGRLFCELAGASAWPRCAMETAERGESGAGECAHCCRLQPAAPEGPARHGSADSGSGGFWRPWIDARGKQAEEAPHHAEEVMPGMTEASGKLSRYKHPVRLFWPKSKCYDYLYQEAEALLKTFPIQATISFYEDSDSEDEIEELVCEN, encoded by the exons ATGTGCAGCAGGCCTCGGGGAGGCTATATAAGCTGCGCCGCGCGCGGGCCTGTTTTGTGCAGGGGCAGGCTTTTCTGCGAGCTGGCAGGGGCTTCGGCCTGGCCCCGCTGCGCCATGGAGACAGCGGAGCGCGGGGAGAGCGGGGCCGGCGAGTGCGCGCACTGCTGCCGCCTGCAGCCCGCGGCCCCCGAGGGCCCCGCGCGGCACGGGAGCGCGGACTCCGG ATCCGGAGGCTTCTGGAGACCGTGGATTGACGCACGAGGAAAGCAGGCGGAGGAGGCCCCGCACCACGCCGAGGAGGTG ATGCCCGGGATGACCGAAGCCTCTGGAAAGCTTTCGCGATACAAGCACCCAGTCAG ACTATTTTGGCCAAAATCAAAGTGTTATGATTACTTATATCAAGAAGCAGAAGCTCTTCTGAAAACTTTTCCAATTCAAGCCACAATTTCATTTTATGAAGATTCTGATAGTGAAGATGAAATTGAGGAACTGGTCTGTGAAAATTAA